One genomic window of Solea solea chromosome 12, fSolSol10.1, whole genome shotgun sequence includes the following:
- the LOC131469754 gene encoding filamin-C-like isoform X2 encodes MMSNNYTDEPQYYQATDFGEEEDDEMPATEKDLAEDAPWKKIQQNTFTRWCNEHLKCVNKTITDLQRDFSDGLKLISLLEVLSQKKMYRKYHIRPNFRQMKLENVSVALEFLDREHIKLVSIDSKAIVDGNLKLILGLIWTLILHYSISMPMWDDEDDEEAKKLTPKQRLLGWIQNKVPQLPITNFHRDWRDGKALGALVDNCAPGLCPDWAEWDPNQPVQNAREAMQQADDWLGVPQVIAPEEIVDPNVDEHSVMTYLSQFPKAKLKPGAPLKTKQLFPDKAKAYGPGIEPHGNKVLQPAVFTVETLEAGSGEVLVYVEDPEGHKEEAKVKPNNDKNRTYTVTYVPKVEGVHKVKVLFAGQDIDKSPYTVNVAKDLGDPSKVHARGPGLERTGNLANKPTYFDIYTAGAGKGDVSVVIVDPQGKKDTVELILENKGDSVFRCTYRPMLEGPHTIHVLFADQEIPKSPFTVDIAEAMNPNACRATGRGLQPKGVRVKEVADFKVFTKGAGSGALNVSVKGPTGAEEQVKVRDAGDGVYECEYYPLKPGKYTVSIMWGGQPIPRSPFEVEVGLEAGLQKVRAWGPGLKTGMVGKSADFVVEAINTEVGTLGFSIEGPSQAKIECDDKGDGSCDVRYWPTEPGDYAVHVICDDEDIKDSPFIAHILPAANDIFPEKVKAFGPGLKPTGVIVNKPTEFTIDARMAGKGHLKIYAQDAEGCTINIKITDKGDGTYLCVYTPAKPIKHTIIVTWGEVNVPNSPFRVLVGEGSHPEKVKVYGPGVEKTGLKANEPTYFTVDCSEAGQGDISIGIKCAPGVVGPAEADIDFDIIKNDNDTFTVKYTPPGAGKYTIMVLFADQEIPISPFKVKVDPSHDAGKVRAEGPGLNKTGVEVGTPTHFTIYTKGAGKAKPEVHFAASGPGEAVRDFEIIDNHDYSYTVKYTAVQQGNMAISVTHGGDPIPKSPFHITVAPQLDIGKVKVEGLDTKVEVGKDQEFSVNTKGAGGLGNVGVKMTSPSGRPIPCKLESDKAKGAHSVKYIPPEEGQYKVDVSYDGNPVMGSPFGVEAVMPADPSKVRAFGPGLKNGIVGKPAPFTIDTKAAGAGGLGLTVEGPCEAKIECQDNGDGTCAVSYLPTEPGEYAINILFAEQHIPGSPFKAAVRPAFDPSKATAKGPGLERAKAGEPATFTVDCTRAGDGELTIEIVSETGVKAEVHIQKTAEGTFSVTYTPSFHGTHTITIKYGGHMIPQFPKVLQVEPAVDTSGVHVYGPGVEPRGVLREVTTHFIVDARALSKVGGAHVKVHIISPSGTNTENYITDKGDGTYRVEYTAFEDGMHLIEVLYDDAPVPKSPFRVSVVEGCDPTRVRAFGPGLEGGITNKPNCFTVETRGAGTGGLGLTIEGASESKISCKDNKDGSCSVEYVPYTPGDYDVNINYGGHPIPGSPFRVPVRDPVDPSKVKCSGPGLGAGVRAHIPQTFTADCTKAGQAPLDVKLYGPTGAVEPVGVKNNGDGTHTVHYTPAQDGPYTVAVKYADQEVPHSPFKVMSQPGHDASKVRASGPGLDTKGVSASLPVEFTIDARDAGEGLLTVQILDPEGKPKNATIQDNRDGTYTVSYVPDSTGPYTITIKYGGDEIPYSPYCIQSLPTGDASKCRLTVSIGGHGVSSLQKLQTSEDTVITVDAKAAGKGKVTCKVLTPQGMELDMDVVENHDGTFDIYYTAPEPGKYVITIRFGGQNIPKSPFHVVATNEPVAPRDTVDPQFRPVNFLVPFTPHQGEITGEVRMPSGKTGRPHITDNNDGTITIKYQPTERGLHEMDIKYEGNHIPGSPLQFYVDAVNSGVVNAYGPGLSYGTVNKSATFTVVTKNAGEGGLSLAVEGPSKAEITCKDNKDGTCTVSYLPTAPGDYNIIVKFDNKHISGSPFTAKITGDDSITRTSQLNVGSSADVSLKITETDLSSLTASVRAPSGNEEPCLLKRLPNRHLGISFTPKEVGEHEVSVRKNGMHVANSPFKIMVGQSEIGEASRVKAFGKGLVEAHTFEMAEFFVDTRNAGYGGLALSVEGPSKVDINCEDMEDGTCRVTYCPTEPGNYTVNIKFAEKHIPGSPFTVKVTGEGRIKESITRKRQASSIASVGSTCGLNLKIPGNWFQMVSAQERLTRTFTRSSHTYTRTERTEISKTRGGETKREVRVEESTQMGGRGSPFRDVFGDFLGRESLSSFAGITARPEVESGGSQAMTGQVTSPSGKTVDADIVDGGSNTYSVRFIPQEMGPHTVNVKYRGQHVPGSPFQFTVGPMGEGGAHKVRAGGPGLQRGVAGAPTEFSIWTREAGAGGLSIAVEGPSKAEISFEDRKDGSCGVSYIVKEPGDYEVSIKFNNEHIPDSPFIVPIATLSDEARRLTVTSLHEKDLKINQEASFMVQRNGARGVVDAKVHTPSGSSEECYVTELDSDKSAIRFIPRENGVHSIDVKFNGCHIPGSPFNVRVGDLGMIGDPGMVTAHGLGLQGGTTGVASEFVVKTCNAGSGTLSVNIDGPSKVKMDCRECPEGYKITYTPMAPGNYLITIKYGGPQHIVGSPFKAKITGVRLSGGHSLHETSSVLVETVTKSSKVGGAYSASSSSTASKLSSDASKVVCRGAGLSKALVGQKNNFTVDCSKAGTNMLMVGVHGPHTPCEEVYVKHMGNKLYNVTYTVKDKGSYTVIVKWGDDSVPGSPYKVVIP; translated from the exons ATGATGAGCAATAACTACACCGACGAGCCGCAGTACTACCAGGCCACTGACTttggggaagaggaggacgacgagATGCCCGCCACGGAGAAGGACCTCGCCGAGGACGCGCCATGGAAGAAGATCCAGCAGAACACCTTCACCAGGTGGTGCAATGAGCACCTCAAGTGCGTGAACAAGACCATCACTGACCTTCAGAGGGATTTTAGTGATGGGCTCAAGCTCATTTCACTCCTGGAGGTTTTGAGCCAGAAGAAAATGTACAGAAAGTACCACATCAGGCCAAACTTCCGTCAGATGAAACTGGAAAATGTCTCTGTGGCGCTGGAGTTCCTGGACAGAGAGCACATCAAACTGGTCTCTATTG ATAGCAAAGCCATTGTGGATGGGAATCTAAAGCTGATCCTGGGTCTTATCTGGACTCTCATCCTCCACTACTCCATCTCCATGCCCATGTGGGATGACGAGGATGACGAGGAAGCTAAGAAGCTGACGCCCAAACAGCGCTTGTTGGGATGGATACAGAACAAAGTGCCTCAGCTGCCCATCACCAACTTCCACCGTGACTGGCGGGATGGCAAAGCCCTGGGAGCTCTGGTCGACAACTGTGCCCCCG GTTTGTGTCCCGACTGGGCGGAGTGGGACCCAAACCAGCCCGTGCAAAATGCCAGAGAAGCCATGCAGCAGGCTGACGACTGGTTGGGTGTGCCCCAG GTAATTGCACCCGAGGAGATTGTGGACCCAAATGTGGACGAGCACTCTGTGATGACCTACCTGTCTCAATTCCCGAAAGCAAAACTGAAGCCCGGCGCTCCTCTCAAGACCAAACAGCTTTTTCCAGACAAGGCTAAAGCCTATGGACCAG GTATTGAGCCCCATGGCAACAAAGTGCTGCAACCAGCCGTGTTCACTGTGGAAACTCTGGAAGCTGGAAGTGGTGAGGTCCTGGTGTATGTGGAGGATCCAGAGGGACACAAAGAAGAG GCTAAGGTTAAACCCAATAACGACAAAAACAGAACCTACACAGTCACCTATGTTCCCAAAGTCGAGGGTGTCCATAAG gTAAAAGTGCTGTTTGCTGGTCAGGACATTGACAAGAGCCCCTACACAGTGAATGTGGCGAAAGATTTGGGCGACCCTAGCAAAGTCCATGCTAGAGGACCAGGGCTGGAGCGCACGGGCAATCTGGCGAACAAACCCACCTACTTTGATATCTACACAGCTG GTGCCGGTAAGGGCGATGTCAGTGTGGTCATCGTCGATCCTCAGGGCAAAAAGGACACCGTCGAGCTCATCCTGGAGAACAAGGGCGACAGCGTCTTCCGCTGCACCTATCGTCCAATGTTAGAGGGCCCTCATACCATCCATGTACTGTTTGCAGACCAGGAGATCCCCAAGAGCCCTTTCACTGTCGACATTGCAGAGG CCATGAACCCAAACGCCTGCAGAGCTACAGGTAGAGGCCTTCAGCCTAAAGGCGTGAGAGTGAAAGAGGTTGCAGACTTCAAAGTTTTCACCAAGGGAGCTGGCAGTGGAGCACTGAATGTCTCAGTCAAAGGACCAA CTGGAGCAGAGGAGCAAGTGAAAGTGCGTGACGCAGGGGACGGCGtgtatgaatgtgaatattACCCCCTTAAACCTGGTAAATACACAGTCAGCATCATGTGGGGAGGCCAGCCCATCCCACGCAG TCCCTTTGAAGTGGAAGTGGGTCTGGAGGCAGGTCTTCAGAAGGTGAGGGCCTGGGGTCCAGGTCTGAAGACTGGCATGGTGGGAAAATCTGCAGACTTTGTCGTTGAAGCCATCAACACTGAAGTTGGAACACTGG GGTTCTCCATTGAAGGCCCATCCCAGGCTAAAATTGAATGCGATGACAAGGGTGATGGCTCTTGTGACGTACGTTACTGGCCCACTGAGCCTGGTGACTATGCTGTCCATGTCATTTGTGACGATGAAGACATCAAGGACAGTCCTTTCATAGCGCACATCCTCCCTGCAGCCAATGACATCTTCCCGGAGAAG GTGAAAGCTTTTGGACCAGGTCTGAAGCCAACTGGTGTCATTGTGAACAAACCAACTGAATTCACCATTGATGCACGCATGGCTGGAAAGGGTCACCTCAAGATATACGCGCAG GACGCCGAAGGCTGCACCATCAACATCAAGATCACAGACAAAGGAGATGGcacatatctgtgtgtgtacactccTGCAAAGCCTATTAAACACACCATCATCGTCACCTGGGGGGAGGTTAATGTGCCCAACAGCCCCTTTAGG GTGCTGGTTGGAGAGGGTTCTCATCCAGAAAAAGTCAAGGTCTATGGGCCTGGAGTGGAGAAGACGGGGCTGAAGGCCAACGAGCCAACCTACTTCACAGTGGACTGCAGTGAGGCTGGTCAAG GGGACATCAGCATTGGAATCAAGTGTGCCCCTGGAGTGGTTGGTCCTGCCGAGGCAGACATTGACTTTGACATCATCAAGAATGACAATGACACCTTCACTGTCAAGTACACTCCTCCTGGTGCAGGCAAATATACCATCATGGTGCTGTTTGCTGACCAG GAAATTCCCATCAGTCCATTCAAAGTCAAAGTAGATCCTTCCCATGATGCTGGCAAGGTGAGAGCCGAGGGTCCTGGACTCAACAAGACAG GAGTGGAGGTGGGCACTCCCACCCACTTCACCATCTACACAAAGGGAGCTGGAAAAGCCAAGCCTGAGGTGCATTTTGCAGCATCAGGCCCAGGAGAGGCGGTTCGTGACTTTGAGATCATTGATAACCACGATTACTCCTACACTGTCAAGTACACGGCTGTTCAGCAG GGTAACATGGCAATTTCAGTGACTCATGGAGGAGATCCCATTCCCAAGAGCCCCTTTCACATCACAGTAGCACCACAGCTGGATATTGGAAAAGTGAAAGTGGAAGGATTAGACACCA AAGTGGAAGTTGGAAAGGATCAGGAGTTCTCTGTTAACACAAAGGGAGCTGGTGGGCTGGGAAATGTAGGTGTGAAGATGACCTCACCTTCTGGTCGACCAATTCCATGTAAGCTGGAATCTGACAAAGCTAAAGGTGCACACAGTGTGAAGTACATTCCCCCAGAGGAGGGCCAGTACAAGGTTGATGTCAGCTATGATGGCAACCCGGTGATGGGAAGCCCCTTTGGTGTTGAAGCAGTGATGCCTGCTGATCCTTCAAAG GTGAGAGCCTTTGGTCCAGGCCTGAAGAatggcattgtgggtaaacctGCTCCATTCACTATTGATACAAAAGCAGCAGGTGCCGGTGGGCTGGGCCTGACTGTAGAGGGCCCCTGTGAAGCTAAAATTGAGTGTCAGGACAACGGCGATGGCACATGCGCGGTGTCCTACCTGCCCACTGAGCCTGGGGAGTATGCCATTAACATCCTGTTTGCAGAGCAACACATTCCCGGTTCTCCATTCAAGGCTGCGGTGCGCCCAGCTTTCGATCCCAGCAAGGCAACAGCTAAAGGTCCTGGTCTGGAGAGGGCCAAGGCAggtgaaccagcaaccttcacCGTGGACTGCACCCGAGCAGGCGATGGCGAGCTCACCATCGAGATTGTGTCAGAGACTGGGGTCAAGGCTGAAGTTCACATCCAGAAAACTGCAGAGGGCACGTTCTCTGTGACTTATACCCCCTCCTTCCATggcacacacaccatcacaatCAAATATGGTGGCCACATGATCCCACAGTTTCCCAAGGTCCTGCAGGTCGAGCCAGCTGTGGACACCAGTGGGGTGCATGTGTACGGACCAGGAGTGGAGCCCAGAG GGGTCCTCAGAGAAGTCACGACACACTTCATTGTTGATGCAAGAGCCCTCAGCAAGGTTGGAGGAGCTCATGTGAAGGTTCACATTATCAGCCCCTCTGGCACCAACACAGAGAACTACATCACCGACAAGGGAGATGGCACCTACAGAGTGGAGTACACTGCATTTGAGGACG GAATGCATCTGATAGAGGTGCTGTATGATGATGCACCTGTGCCAAAGAGTCCCTTCAGAGTGTCTGTGGTGGAAGGATGTGATCCTACCCGTGTCCGTGCCTTTGGACCAGGTCTGGAAGGAGGAATAACCAACAAGCCTAATTGCTTCACTGTGGAGACCAG gGGTGCTGGTACAGGAGGCCTGGGCCTGACTATCGAGGGAGCCTCAGAGTCAAAAATATCCTGTAAAGACAATAAAGATGGCAGCTGCAGTGTGGAGTATGTCCCCTACACCCCTGGGGATTATGATGTCAACATTAACTATGGAGGTCACCCTATCCCTGGCAGTCCATTCCGTGTTCCAGTGAGGGATCCTGTGGACCCCAGCAAAGTGAAGtgctcaggtccaggtctgggTGCCGGAGTGAGAGCCCACATTCCTCAGACCTTCACAGCAGACTGTACCAAAGCTGGACAGGCCCCACTGGATGTCAAACTCTATGGCCCAACAG GTGCTGTGGAGCCAGTTGGTGTGAAGAACAATGGCGATGGAACTCACACGGTTCACTACACCCCGGCTCAGGACGGCCCTTACACTGTGGCTGTCAAATATGCAGATCAGGAAGTCCCACACAG TCCATTCAAGGTGATGTCTCAGCCCGGGCATGATGCCAGCAAGGTACGTGCCAGTGGCCCTGGACTGGACACAAAGGGTGTGTCTGCGAGTCTGCCTGTTGAGTTTACTATCGATGCCCGCGATGCTGGAGAGGGACTGCTCACAGTACAGATTCTT GACCCAGAAGGCAAACCAAAGAATGCAACCATCCAGGACAACAGGGACGGCACCTACACAGTGTCATATGTACCTGACTCCACAGGCCCCTACACTATTACCATTAAATATGGTGGAGATGAGATTCCTTACTCCCCGTACTGCATCCAGTCCCTGCCTACTGGAGATGCCAGCAAATGTCGCCTTACTG TGTCCATTGGAGGACATGGTGTAT CAAGCCTTCAGAAACTGCAGACGTCTGAGGATACAGTTATCACAGTCGATGCCAAAGCTGCTGGGAAAGGCAAGGTGACCTGTAAAGTGCTGACCCCACAGGGGATGGAGCTGGACATGGATGTGGTGGAGAATCACGATGGGACCTTTGACATTTACTACACCGCCCCTGAACCTGGAAAATATGTAATTACGATACGCTTTGGGGGACAGAACATCCCCAAGAGCCCCTTCCATGTGGTG GCCACAAATGAACCAGTGGCCCCCCGCGATACCGTGGATCCCCAGTTCCGTCCCGTTAACTTCCTCGTTCCCTTCACGCCACATCAGGGAGAAATCACAG GTGAGGTGCGAATGCCTTCAGGCAAGACTGGCCGCCCGCATATCACTGACAACAACGATGGCACCATCACAATCAAGTACCAGCCCACAGAGAGAGGACTGCATGAGATGGATATCAAATATGAAGGCAACCACATTCCAG GAAGCCCTCTGCAATTCTATGTGGACGCTGTGAACAGTGGGGTGGTGAATGCTTATGGTCCAGGTTTGAGTTACGGCACAGTGAACAAGTCTGCCACTTTCACTGTGGTCACCAAGAACGCAGGAGAAG GTGGGCTGTCACTGGCAGTAGAGGGCCCCTCTAAAGCTGAGATCACTTGTAAGGACAACAAGGACGGTACCTGCACTGTGTCCTACCTGCCCACGGCTCCTGGAGATTACAATATCATTGTCAAGTTTGACAACAAGCACATTTCGGGCAGTCCCTTCACTGCCAAGATCACTG GTGATGACTCCATTACCAGGacatctcagctgaatgtgggCTCATCAGCTGACGTGTCCCTGAAGATCACAGAGACTGATCTGAGCTCTCTCACTGCCAGTGTCAGGGCTCCATCAGGCAACGAGGAGCCCTGTCTGCTCAAGAGACTGCCCAACAGACACCTTG GCATCTCCTTCACACCTAAGGAGGTTGGCGAACATGAAGTGAGTGTGAGAAAGAACGGCATGCACGTAGCCAACAGCCCTTTCAAGATCATGGTCGGCCAGTCAGAGATCGGTGAGGCCAGCCGAGTCAAGGCCTTCGGTAAAGGCCTGGTGGAAGCGCACACTTTCGAAATGGCAGAATTTTTTGTGGATACAAGAAATGCAG GTTATGGAGGTCTAGCATTGTCAGTCGAGGGTCCGAGCAAAGTGGACATCAACTGTGAAGATATGGAGGACGGGACGTGCAGAGTTACCTACTGTCCAACAGAACCTGGGAATTACACTGTTAATATCAAGTTTGCTGAAAAGCACATTCcag GAAGTCCTTTCACAGTGAAGGTAACTGGAGAAGGAAGGATCAAAGAAAGTATCACTAGGAAGAGGCAGGCTTCTTCTATTGCCTCAGTGGGCAGCACATGTGGCCTTAACCTCAAGATCCCAG GAAACTGGTTTCAGATGGTTTCAGCTCAGGAGAGGCTGACCAGGACATTTACCCGCAGCAGCCACACGTACACACGCACAGAGCGCACAGAGATCAGCAAAACCCGTGGCGGAGAGACCAAGAGGGAGGTTCGAGTGGAGGAGAGCACACagatgggaggaagaggaagcccATTTAGAGACGTTTTTGGAGACTTTCTGGGCAGAGAGAGCCTCAGCAGCTTCGCTGGCATCACTGCCAGACCGGAAG TGGAGAGTGGCGGCTCGCAGGCCATGACAGGTCAGGTGACGAGCCCCAGTGGGAAAACGGTGGATGCTGACATTGTGGATGGAGGGAGCAACACGTACAGCGTCCGCTTCATCCCACAAGAAATGGGACCCCACACTGTCAACGTCAAATACAGAGGCCAGCACGTCCCTGGAAGCCCCTTCCAGTTTACTGTAGGGCCCATGGGGGAGGGAGGAGCACATAAAGTCCGTGCTGGAGGACCCGGCCTGCAGAGGGGCGTGGCTGGTGCACCCA CTGAATTCAGCATTTGGACCAGAGAGGCTGGTGCTGGTGGACTGTCCATTGCTGTCGAGGGCCCTAGCAAAGCGGAAATCTCCTTTGAGGACAGGAAGGATGGTTCTTGCGGAGTCTCCTACATCGTGAAAGAACCAG GTGACTACGAGGTGTCAATCAAGTTCAATAACGAGCACATCCCCGACAGTCCCTTCATCGTCCCAATTGCTACGCTGTCAGACGAGGCCCGCAGGCTCACCGTCACCAGCCTTCAT GAGAAGGACTTGAAGATAAACCAAGAAGCTTCCTTCATGGTGCAGCGAAATGGGGCTCGAGGTGTGGTTGACGCCAAAGTCCACACGCCCTCTGGCTCTTCTGAGGAGTGCTACGTCACTGAGCTCGACAGCG ACAAGAGTGCAATCCGTTTCATTCCACGGGAGAATGGAGTTCACTCAATAGATGTCAAGTTCAATGGATGCCACATTCCTGGAAGCCCCTTCAATGTGAGAGTGGGAGACCTGGGAATGATTGGAGACCCAGGCATGGTGACTGCACATGGTCTTGGACTACAGGGAGGAACCACAG GTGTCGCTTCAGAGTTTGTGGTCAAAACCTGTAATGCCGGCTCAGGCACTCTATCTGTCAACATCGACGGACCTTCCAAGGTTAAGATGGACTGTCGGGAGTGTCCTGAAGGCTACAAAATCACCTACACTCCCATGGCACCTGGCAACTATCTCATCACCATCAAATACGGCGGGCCGCAGCACATCGTGGGCAGCCCTTTCAAAGCTAAAATCACAG GTGTGCGGCTCTCGGGTGGACACAGCCTCCACGAGACCTCCTCCGTCTTGGTCGAAACAGTCACAAAGTCCTCCAAAGTGGGCGGTGCCTACAgcgcctcctcgtcctccacCGCGAGCAAACTGTCGTCCGATGCCAGCAAGGTTGTGTGTCGCGGAGCGGGGCTGTCCAAGGCTCTGGTGGGGCAGAAAAACAATTTTACAGTTGACTGCAGCAAAGCAG GTACCAACATGCTGATGGTGGGAGTGCATGGGCCCCATACTCCCTGTGAAGAGGTGTACGTCAAGCACATGGGCAACAAGCTCTACAATGTTACTTACACTGTCAAGGACAAGGGCAGCTACACCGTCATTGTCAAATGGGGGGATGACAGTGTCCCTGGGAGCCCATACAAAGTGGTCATACCCTAA